A window of Clostridium botulinum BKT015925 contains these coding sequences:
- a CDS encoding LytR/AlgR family response regulator transcription factor codes for MIDVYICDDNTETLNIIAKTVTTFYEKINFNSFKISTFNNTTDILHNIKNNSNPKRIYILDIDLNEKINGLLLGREIRKLDNYSGEMIYITNHSELGFKVFQYKLRILQFIDKTFSLGKELEDSLLTATKILTETKKLNTEKTLKIKSGFEVFNIPLKDIICIETIKNSKKVQLSTSKNILQFYTTLKELKDELDDNFIQIHKTTIINKNFIVSINKSQGNSFVKLRNDILCPLSRNGIKEVNKHWTC; via the coding sequence ATGATAGATGTATATATTTGCGATGATAACACTGAAACTCTTAACATTATAGCTAAAACAGTTACTACTTTTTATGAAAAAATTAATTTCAACTCCTTCAAAATATCAACTTTTAATAATACCACTGATATTTTGCATAATATTAAAAACAATTCTAATCCAAAAAGAATTTATATTCTTGATATAGATTTAAATGAAAAAATCAACGGATTACTATTGGGACGAGAAATTCGTAAATTAGATAATTATTCAGGCGAGATGATTTACATAACAAATCATTCAGAGTTAGGTTTTAAAGTATTTCAATATAAACTAAGAATACTGCAATTTATAGACAAAACCTTTAGTTTAGGCAAAGAATTAGAAGATAGTCTTCTAACAGCAACTAAAATTTTAACTGAAACTAAAAAACTTAATACGGAAAAAACTTTAAAAATAAAATCTGGATTTGAAGTTTTCAATATACCATTAAAAGATATAATATGTATAGAAACTATAAAAAACAGTAAAAAAGTTCAACTAAGTACATCTAAAAACATACTTCAATTTTATACAACTTTAAAAGAATTAAAAGATGAATTAGATGATAACTTTATACAGATTCACAAAACTACAATAATAAATAAAAATTTTATAGTAAGTATAAATAAGTCTCAAGGAAATTCTTTTGTAAAACTAAGAAATGATATTTTATGTCCTCTATCTAGAAATGGCATAAAAGAGGTGAATAAACATTGGACATGTTAG
- a CDS encoding sensor histidine kinase, translating into MLQIKDKKYNQLKLYSQSIENLIDDISNFKHDYNNMIFMMNGFLENNDYYSLKEYFHKNIFTEDKYYDISKLKKIKNSGIKGLLSAKISQILRNNIKVEIEIFNTIDDIYISEFDLCRILGIFLDNALECAKTTSQRLISISFIKDMDTDLNIVILNSCNTTKINLNSIFKKGYSSKGSNRGIGLFNVRSILNEKYPHNTILNTYIKNNLFIQDLHIRAK; encoded by the coding sequence ATGTTACAGATTAAAGATAAAAAATATAATCAATTAAAGCTTTATTCTCAAAGTATAGAAAATTTAATAGATGATATATCTAATTTTAAACATGATTATAACAATATGATTTTTATGATGAATGGTTTTTTAGAAAATAATGATTATTATAGTCTGAAAGAATATTTTCATAAAAATATATTTACTGAAGATAAATATTATGATATATCAAAATTAAAAAAGATAAAAAATTCTGGTATAAAAGGTTTATTATCTGCAAAAATATCTCAAATATTAAGAAATAATATAAAAGTAGAAATAGAAATCTTCAATACCATAGATGATATATATATAAGTGAATTTGATTTATGTAGAATACTAGGAATATTTTTAGATAATGCATTAGAATGTGCAAAAACTACTTCTCAAAGACTTATATCCATATCTTTTATAAAGGATATGGATACTGATTTAAATATAGTAATATTAAATTCTTGTAATACTACTAAAATTAATCTAAATTCTATATTTAAAAAAGGATATTCTTCAAAAGGTAGTAATAGAGGTATTGGTCTTTTTAACGTTCGCTCTATATTAAATGAAAAATATCCCCATAATACCATATTAAATACATATATAAAAAATAATTTATTTATCCAGGATTTACACATAAGAGCTAAGTAA
- a CDS encoding AgrD family cyclic lactone autoinducer peptide, whose amino-acid sequence MNTMKKKVSKMIANMISGVSTNIAYTSTKKCVSLNGLEEPKMPKVLLKRAK is encoded by the coding sequence ATGAATACTATGAAAAAGAAAGTTTCTAAAATGATTGCAAATATGATAAGTGGAGTATCAACTAATATAGCATATACATCTACTAAAAAGTGTGTTTCTTTGAATGGATTAGAAGAACCTAAGATGCCAAAAGTGCTATTAAAAAGAGCTAAGTAG
- a CDS encoding accessory gene regulator B family protein has translation MKLSEKFAIKVTKYIKNTLPDKSEDDLSIIKYGIELLFMSFNKMPIILCAGYLVGMFKETCFTMLVFGIIRSSASGIHARTSFTCLISTLVAILGGIYISRVMNISILVKLLIFIVSFIVYLRYSPADTEEKPYINSEIRKKLKVKSLITVTIYFVISIVIKNKFFSNIFINILWIQGILIIPITYKIFNRRYKNYEYYEKESF, from the coding sequence ATGAAACTTTCTGAAAAATTTGCTATAAAAGTTACTAAATATATAAAAAACACATTACCAGATAAAAGTGAAGATGATTTATCAATAATAAAATATGGAATAGAACTGCTATTTATGAGTTTTAATAAAATGCCTATCATATTATGTGCAGGTTATTTAGTGGGAATGTTTAAAGAAACTTGTTTTACTATGTTAGTTTTTGGAATTATAAGAAGTTCTGCATCAGGAATTCATGCTAGGACAAGTTTTACATGTTTAATATCAACATTAGTAGCTATATTAGGAGGAATATATATATCTCGAGTTATGAATATAAGTATATTAGTAAAACTCTTGATTTTTATTGTGAGTTTTATCGTATATTTGAGATATTCGCCAGCTGATACGGAGGAAAAACCCTATATAAATTCAGAAATAAGAAAAAAGTTAAAAGTTAAAAGTCTTATAACAGTTACAATTTATTTTGTTATATCAATTGTAATTAAAAATAAGTTTTTTTCAAATATATTTATAAATATTTTGTGGATTCAAGGAATATTAATAATTCCAATTACTTATAAAATATTTAATAGGAGGTATAAAAATTATGAATACTATGAAAAAGAAAGTTTCTAA
- a CDS encoding aspartyl-phosphate phosphatase Spo0E family protein, which produces MNELSSSSEEIKVLIEKLRDPLNELVVYSGNDEFDEEIIKLSEVLDKLIAKYMIYTKES; this is translated from the coding sequence ATGAATGAATTAAGTAGTTCTTCAGAAGAAATAAAAGTTTTAATAGAAAAATTAAGAGATCCCCTAAATGAATTAGTGGTTTATTCAGGTAATGATGAATTTGATGAAGAGATAATTAAGTTAAGTGAAGTTTTGGACAAACTTATAGCTAAATACATGATTTATACTAAAGAAAGTTAA
- a CDS encoding glucosaminidase domain-containing protein: protein MNKRLYVVKNTAKILALSSLLIFKPCYSYASENIQEVDVHKEWTIRFNKPIDPYSVYDSIVVKDSKGSILSGPKFTILENGQVVKIQYFNEIYRNSEVYTLTVTNNIKDLKGKKLVHSKFIKFRVKNALDDDSEHVDISECTQKVPIIGQSKLLPKNMAEYVLKHNKNPKLSINIYDLANIFLEEGKCEGIRGDIAFCQSIKETGFFKYGGQVLPEQNNYAGIGALNNSKVGKGAWFKSPREGVRAQIQHLKGYATREKLNNMCVDPRYNILKQAGILGIAPNWQNLNGRWAVPGKDYGEDIISIYKRIEKIK from the coding sequence ATGAATAAAAGGCTATATGTTGTAAAAAACACTGCAAAAATACTTGCCTTATCAAGCTTATTAATATTTAAACCATGTTATTCATATGCATCAGAAAATATACAAGAAGTAGATGTTCATAAGGAATGGACAATCAGATTTAATAAGCCAATAGATCCATATAGTGTATATGATAGTATAGTTGTAAAGGATTCAAAAGGAAGTATATTAAGTGGACCTAAATTTACTATATTAGAAAATGGACAAGTTGTTAAGATTCAGTATTTTAATGAGATATATAGAAATAGTGAAGTTTATACGTTAACAGTAACAAATAATATAAAAGATTTAAAAGGAAAAAAATTAGTTCATTCTAAATTTATAAAATTTAGAGTTAAAAATGCATTAGATGATGATAGTGAACATGTAGATATAAGTGAGTGTACACAAAAGGTTCCTATAATAGGACAATCCAAGCTATTGCCTAAAAATATGGCTGAGTATGTATTAAAACATAATAAAAATCCTAAATTATCTATAAATATTTATGATTTAGCAAATATATTTTTAGAAGAGGGAAAGTGTGAAGGAATACGAGGAGATATAGCCTTTTGTCAAAGTATAAAGGAAACAGGATTTTTTAAATATGGTGGACAAGTTCTTCCAGAGCAGAATAATTATGCAGGAATAGGTGCTCTTAATAATAGTAAGGTTGGAAAAGGTGCATGGTTTAAAAGTCCGAGAGAAGGTGTAAGAGCCCAAATACAACATTTAAAAGGATATGCAACAAGAGAAAAATTAAATAATATGTGTGTTGATCCAAGATATAATATCTTAAAACAAGCAGGAATACTAGGAATAGCACCTAATTGGCAAAATTTAAATGGAAGATGGGCTGTTCCGGGAAAAGATTATGGAGAAGACATAATTTCTATATATAAAAGAATAGAAAAAATAAAATAA
- a CDS encoding IS6 family transposase, which yields MNKANKKITCPRCYSHKLYKFGKDKEGNQKYQCKECKRQFAPSATPKERQLKDYPRCPVCNKGTFIHHNYSNYINYRCNDKKCNHSFFVAKPTAIDPSSNTTIQGKLNFKGMRFPIHIILMALDLYFLNESSTRRISQYLFRTFNVKVSHVTIASWTKKFAAYFKLKSDNLFYNIDLSDSDEWHADETVVFINGKKHYLWLVIDSESRLIISYHLSPYRDAKQAFSLFNDAKKLGSPRAIVTDRLPSYNIPIKSVFQDTLHIKVQSFKDDISNNIIESFNKTFKSWYKGLKGFNSFDSANKLISVFIFHYNFIRNHSSLRSLTPAEVSGINYSVKAKNNWLLTA from the coding sequence ATGAACAAAGCTAATAAAAAAATTACCTGTCCTAGATGTTACAGTCATAAGCTATATAAGTTTGGAAAAGACAAAGAAGGAAATCAAAAATATCAATGCAAAGAGTGTAAAAGACAATTTGCACCATCGGCTACGCCGAAAGAGCGTCAGCTCAAGGATTATCCTCGTTGTCCTGTCTGTAACAAAGGAACCTTTATTCATCATAATTATTCAAATTATATCAATTATCGTTGTAACGATAAAAAATGTAATCATAGTTTTTTTGTGGCGAAGCCTACGGCTATAGATCCTTCAAGCAATACCACTATCCAAGGTAAACTTAATTTTAAAGGTATGCGCTTTCCAATTCATATTATATTAATGGCTTTAGACCTTTACTTTCTTAATGAAAGTTCTACAAGACGTATATCTCAATATTTGTTTAGAACATTTAATGTAAAAGTATCTCATGTTACTATTGCAAGTTGGACTAAAAAATTTGCTGCATATTTCAAATTGAAATCTGATAATTTATTTTATAATATTGACTTATCAGATTCTGATGAATGGCACGCAGATGAAACTGTTGTATTTATAAATGGCAAGAAACATTATCTATGGCTTGTTATAGACTCAGAAAGTCGATTAATTATCTCTTATCATCTATCCCCATATAGAGATGCTAAACAAGCTTTTAGCCTTTTTAACGATGCTAAGAAATTAGGATCTCCTAGAGCCATAGTTACTGATAGATTACCATCTTACAATATTCCAATAAAATCAGTATTCCAAGATACATTACACATAAAAGTACAATCTTTTAAAGATGATATTTCAAACAATATTATTGAATCTTTTAATAAAACATTTAAGTCTTGGTATAAAGGTTTAAAAGGCTTTAACTCTTTTGATAGCGCCAATAAGTTAATATCGGTATTTATATTTCACTATAATTTTATTCGTAATCATTCCTCACTACGTAGTTTAACACCAGCTGAAGTATCAGGAATCAATTATTCAGTTAAAGCTAAAAATAATTGGTTATTAACTGCCTAA